CAGTGAACCAATGGCTCTAACTTGGAGCTGCCTTAACATGACACTACGTCATATACCAAAgatcaaatttaaaactttgTGAACATAGCAAATGGTAATACCTGGCTATCACCTGAGAGATCCGAGTCCCTGTCTGAAGCGAGGAATTTTCCAATCATATTGCATTCTCGAAGAATATGGTTAACCATCAAATCGCTCTTGTTTTCCAGACAAGAAAGTATTATAGTCTCAACTTGATGATGCAGCGCGTTATTGTATGGGTACCTTCATATGTTACAAGTGCTTGATTATTTAAGATATAGTAACACTGAGATCAAGAGTTTGAAGTTTAGCAAATGCTTACTCAAAAAACAGATCAAGGGTTCTTTTAATTATTCCTGAACTAACTAACTCCTTCTGTGCAGCTTCACTTCCAGTTCTCAACAAAACTGCAATGAACTCCACAATCTGAAAGAGAAAAGAGGGATACCGAGTCTAATTAAGCATAGAgactttatatattaaaaagcaaTGTTGCTGTCGTAGAACTACAAGTTTTGGATCAGACCTTTAGACGATGCTTTCCAAGAGGAGGCCTCAGTTCACCATATGTTGTAGGCAATACTGTGCTGTCAGATGCTACATTGAGAAGCATAAGCAAGTCGCCTgcagaaaaaaaagatatattgaTCATATAAGGCCATTGAATACGTAAACCCCGACTTGGAATATTTGTATGAAACACTATCCTACATATACAAAAAGTTCTACGAAAGTATTTCAAAACTTTATGGAATTGATGTGAAACCAGTTTCCTTTTAATCAATACAAACCAAAACAGAACAGACACCATAGCGAGCAGAGAAAATCAAACATGACATGCAAATAGATCTTAAATCCTCGCAAATTGGAAGATATATCACAGAAGAAAAGGGTTGACTACTGGTTATTTGCAATATTAGATTATGTGCATCCAATCCCAAAAGGGGGAAAGTAATAATCTCCTGAGACGTGAAGATGTTACATCATATGTTCCAACTTACTGAGTTTAGGCAGCATGGCACCAATAGTCTCCTGAGACGCTGGGACAGGAGACTCGAACATATGTTGACCGCTATAAGAATTGAACATAGACGATGACGCAGCTGATTTTCTCGGATCCAACAGAGAGGTGCATACTGAAAGCGAATGAACTAGACCCGTTTTTGAGTGTGAGTCTTCAAAAGCATGACCAAATATCCTAGCAACGAAGCTGCATAAACAGGGAAAAAGTTGTGCTGCCACGTCAAATACTTCTGTATCAATATAATGAAGCAATATGAATCAATAACGGAATAAAAGATTACAAACCCAGGGCTAGAGAGTTGTGTAGCTAAAGCTGATGGTGCATTCCGAGAAATTGCACATAATGTTTCTGCAGCATTTGCCTGAACCTCCGGAGGACTCTGATTCAAGTTGGAAAAGATTGCAATAAACTACAAATATCAGATCAGAGTGAAGAAGATGATAAAATAAACTAGGAAAGCCAGATCAGATATCCTAGATTTATCAAACAGAATCACGAGCCTCTTGTAAATATAGAAAAGCTTCACCACTTACAGATGGTTTAAGTTTGTCCACGATCATTTCAAGTAAATTGCTATCTGCGAGCCATTGCATCACATCCAGAAAGTTGGGATAGACTTGATCATCCGCCCCGACCAAGCGAACCAAAACCTAGACATAGTCACATAAATATTATTGCAAAAATGATCTCTGAAGCTAAACCAACTTGCACTGCGTCTAAGACAAACCAATTACCTCCATGATGGATGTTATTCCAATCAAATCAACCAACTGGCAGAAAACATTTTGATGCCCCTGTGATCATCAAAAGTAACTTTAGAACTGTAGCCAGTGTAGGTACCTcaacacaaaacaaacataaacaGTTGAACTAATTTTGctgtcacaaaaaaaataattgccAGCAATTCAATTGAGATCTATCTGTCAAGACTACAATggaatatttttaaagttatattgTCCAAATTTTCAGCCAACTATAGTTCAATCATATTGACCCAGGCTTGATGCAAATGTATATACTTCTACAGCTACATAAAAATCTAGTCATAAACGTCATGCAAAAGAgggaaaagaaaataacatttacCATCAATTTAACCAAATGTCAATACTTACTTTCACATAATTCATAAGCGCTGCGCTCTTTCTGACCATAAGGCAAATGACAACCTACACCAAACAGAGACAAGTAAGGTGCTGCACATCACGGAGTCTCCAAATAATTGAAGCcacaaaatatatgaatattaaaaaagaacTACCGGAAGTTGGCTAAATTCGCAAACTTATTGGTAttataagagagagagagagtacctTGCTGAAATAGCCCGCAGGCAATGCACTATGAGGACGATTTGGttccagaaaagaaaaaagcaagTCCATCAGCTGCAAGAAAATTAAGCCAACAAATGAGATCTAGGGTAAGTAGGTAACAATAAAACACATTACAGATGACAAAACAAATGAAATGTATGAATGAAAAAAGGAAATACCTCTTGGTCCTCCACCAAAGTTTTTAGAATAACATCAATTTCACATGTAAATATTTCGCAGGAGATGAATGGAAAcctaagagaagaagaaactataATTAGctacgagagagagagagagagagtatgaaCTCCAGCTAGAAACAAGGAAGCAGCAAATATTACTTGAAAGAACGTTTACTATCAGCAGCATCATTTGGAGGTTCTTCAACAATGTAACGTAATAACTGCTCCACCTGAGCTTTATCCCTTAGACTGCAAAAACATTAATACCCCCCCCCCACAATCAAACATTACTGCAACAGACACTGGATTCCCACAACTTTTAGCATAGGGTTGGTTTATCTGATTTCTAtgaaacaataaattaaaaatgataaaaaaacaaacaaacaaaaaacgtaCAAATTAATGAGGCGGCTATTCAAAGCCTTGCATTCTTGGATAATCTCTTCCTCGTCGAGAAGCTCTTCCAAAGCGAAATTCTCTTTGTCTAGTATCGTCTCCACCTAATGCTCGTAAACAATGAAGTCAATGATACTAACTAAGCAAATCCAATTTCAGATAATATGAGCAAACCGTTCAAAGTAACGAGCGACTGAGAGaataaacaaaatagaaaaagtcAATTTCAAGGGAAAAGCCACCGGGGAAAATCTCTGTTAACTCACCGGAGAAGATGCAGAGAGAGACGTGAGCTTCCAGAACATGGCTCTGCGAGTGAGTGAGGAGTGGAGTGGGGGTGGAGCTGAAAAGCTTCGCCGTAGCTGAacaaaggaggaggaggagagctTGGCTAGATCCGTGCCTAGAACACTCCTAGCAAGTGAATCTAGGTAACCGCTTCTTCCGGTAGACGAGCAgtggttttgtttggtttagcTGAAAAGCCCTAACCGATTCAATCAAACAGCACAAGATTGAGATCCCGATGGAGAGTCCAGTCTCGAGAGCGATGGATGGTTTGGAGATCCAAgttttgaaaccttttttttgcaTAAAACAAGGGGAAAGGTGAAAAACGGGGAAACTTTGTTATTCGGCGTATTAATAATTTGTTTCTgtaatctttgtttttgtcATATAAAAGGAACTTGAGTGTATGcgctaataaataaattaattatctaaTTGCGATTTCATAAATTCGTTTATGAGTGTGGTGGTGGTAGTCACGGTGGTAATGTATAAGTTCTATCGTTATGGATCATGTCATCTTTATAATGTAATGTATGTTTCACCCCGCACTATAAAGCTCTTTTTTGGGATACATTCACATGGTGACATGATCCATAGCGATACTATTCAACGGTGCGGTTTCTCACAACGCATTACACGGAACAAGTTGAGTCATCTTCTGCAAGTCCTTCTTGATCAAAACCGGGACTTGTGATAAATTTAACAttacatttgtttttaaaaattaaaaaaagtatGTTAACAAGGCAGGCAAGCGCAGGTGACTTGTGATAAACATCACATTTATTGAAATAAGAGTAGGCTCTTATGCGGAATATACAGGCAAACAACTTTGTGCGTACAGAATTGCAGTTCACTTACAAGTAACAACAAACGCAAACACGAAAACGAAACGATTAAAATTTGAGCCTTTCATcatagaaaaaaagaagaaaagctTTTATACATACATGGATAATGGAGGAAAAACAGAGTAATAGAAAAAAAGGCTCAGCAATGCCATCTCTTGGAAGGGCTTTTGGTCGGAGAAGAAGATCCAAGTACAACTTTCTCTACCAACTTCCTCaaccccttcttcttcttcttcgttctcTTTGAATTATCATCTCCCTTACTCTCTTCTTCAAACTCTTCCTCCAACTTTAAACACAGCTTGAGAACTTGCTCCTCCACATTGTTTAGTCTCTCTAGCAAGGTCCCTTTTCTCTCAGTCTCTTCCATCACTTGCTCCATCGAACGGCACTGAACTTGCTTCCCACCTGTGCTCCTCGGTGATGAAAGATCCAATGAAGATGGCTGAGTCCCACTCGATGGAGTCGATGGGCTGGAGCTTCTAGGTGAGCTTCCTTTCATCTCTTCTAGCTTCCTCACCATGACATCTATACGGTCGAGTCTTGAGAGGATGGGTTCTTCTACCATAGCCATTGATGGACGATAACAATGAGAACGGTACCTTTTTTCGTTATGGAGTTGTTAAAAAGACGAGACAATGAATGAAAAATGCCGAACTCGTCTTCTGAAAGGGAATTGAAGATACACCACGTTTAGtatcagagagagagagttagcTAAGCGTCTTACGCGTGTCCTCGGTCACGCGTGGTGTATCTAGTTTTCGGACACCTCTTCTGTCTCATACGTCCGACATTACTTACTCCCCACTCCCCCCCCCCATCCTTCCTTATCTAATCCCCACAAGTATCCTATGGGATTATACCGCAAGTAAGATaatgtttttttagtttttagtacATTGTTTGATAagtatatgataaaaaaaacagaagcatgCTAGTTTCTTGAATAATTTGTATACATgtttcttaaaaaatagttttaagaaattcaaattaTAGAAAACAGAATTTAGGTAATTTATTTCAtagtaaatgaaaaaaaatgatttacaaCTGGATTAAAcaggaaaataaattaaagttatgGTAAGCCCAAATAAAACGGCCTAATAAAAAAAGTCAAATATTACATCTCCGTATCCATTATTATGGGCCTATGGTTTATACGAGGCTCAAATAAATAAGCCCATGTAAGAATCCACCGATATGGCACTCGGCTTTGTTCTTCAGGCAAACAGTTGTGAAACAATGGTGTCGTCGAAGAAGGCGAAGAGCGATGGCGTCGTCGATAAAGGCAACGGTCTCAACAACACACGCGGCTCCGGCTCCGGGTCCAAAacgaagaataagaagaaggcGCCAAACAAGGCGGACCTAAAGGATTATGTTGCGAGGAAGGAGACGGAGGAGGAGGTTCGTGACGAGATCTCGGAATCTTCTTCGAGCAGCGAAGAAGCGAGACGCGATGAGGAGACCAAGGAAAGAAGCAACGGCGTCGTTTCGGAAGAGGCGAAGATGATTAGGTTCCCGATGACTCGGATTCGGAGGATCATGAGAAGCGATAACTCTGCTCCTCAGATCATGCAGGACGCTGTGTTTCTTGTCAATAAAGCTACGGTAATAGTTACCAAATCACTAGTATATTGACACATATGCTTAACTGATCAGGTTAGGATACTCAATTGCTCAGTTTGATGGAATTTGAGAGTATTCATTTTGCTTATCAGTGTGAATTAAAGTCATAAtgtctttgtttttatgttattttgaaATATGAGTTTCAGGAATTGTTCATTGAGAGGTTTTCTGAAGAAGCTTATGGAAGTTCTGTCAAGGACAAGAAGAAATTCATCCACTACAAACATCTATGTAAAGCTCCAGTCTCATTTCCTATCTGCCTATTACCGTAATCTGAACTTGTGCCTCATGTTGATGATTTTTTGAGCCAATATGGTGTAATGTACAAAGGGCCAGTCAAGTTTTAGAAAGATTACTGTTTATGTGTTAATCTGTTATCATTACTTGAAGGACTTTGGTTGCGAACAGTCATATACTGTTACAATATAGGGCATTGatgaaattgaaatatttttcactgttttcttttcttctcattGGCAGCTTCTGTAGTGAGTAACGAGGAGAGATATGAGTTCCTTACAggtacttaatatatatatccgTCTCTCTAATTTCTTCGTTGTAACGGTAATCTAATGTAACTTGTAAAATTTTGAACTCACAGATTGTGTTCCTGAGAAACTAAAAGCAGAGGTGGCGTTGGAGGAATGGGAAAGAAGCATGGCAGATGTAGGCTGAGATAAAACCAGTTGGAACCGACCTGAACAATTTGGGAACTTGTGTCATGTCCTGGTCAATTGGTTTCATCTGCCCAATCTACTACACCTTCCTTTACAATCCCTAATGAGATTGCACATAGTTCATTTCTAGAATGTACTaccttttcttatttttgttaatttgagTTTATAAGAGTTTCCGGAACTATAATGTTTTGCTTTCTTAGGAATTATAAAGGTTGTGTAGCCATACTGCGAAAGCATTATTCCTGTCTGGACAGTGATGTATACacatcataaatttttattagttcCATTTGATCATAAATTTCATTACAGTCTGAACAATGGATGTATACACATCATGTGTAACGTTTGTAAACGCAAGCATGCATTATTCCCGTGTGGACAAGGATGTATACACATCAACAAGAGGCAACACAACTGTCCTGGATGTGAAAGAAGTCATAGACCAAAATCTGTTTACTGGATGGAAGAACGAGTAGGGCTGGGCATCATTACTCGTTACTCGCCTTAAACTCGCTACTCGACCCGTATTCGCCTTGAAAATTCAAGTACTCGGTGCTGTCAAGGCAAGTAACAAGTCGACAATTTTCATTACTTGCAAGGCCAAGTCAAGTATCaagtatcattattatttttagtacttGACTCGTTCGCCCCGTTACTTGCTCTATTACTTGCTATTTGTTACATGATCTATTAATTATTTCTTtgtatttgtcttttttttacTTGCATTTAGGATtgaacataaatactcattagtcTTCTTATACTTGTTACTTATTTATTATCCATCTTGAGTTTAAAATATTCGTTACCATCTAGTcaaatattacataataataaGTAGTAAAAAGTTTAGTTATATGACTTGTTATTACTTGTTACTTATTTAGagaatacattttttatttatcttctcTATAATATGACAAATATTTCGTTTAAAGTAAttcatatgttattttaaatagaattgACAAAACATACTTTCATacctattaaatatatatttctaataaaGTATTGTTTagtatagtttttaaatattccGAAAAACTCATAAATAGTTCATAAATActcataaataatttataagtacTCGTAAATAGTTTACAAGTATTCGTAAATAGTAAGTAATAGAGTAAGGCAAGTAACTTGCAAGTAATTCATTTTTGATCAAGTACTCGAAATAACAAGTACTCGTTTCTAACAAGTCAAGTACAAgtcgaaaattttattattcgtACAAGGCAAGTCAAGTCGCAAGTACATGCAAAATTGCAAGTACTCGCCTTGCGCCCAGCCCAAAACGAGAGCAGTCATAGCTCACTTACAGGTAAAGAAGCACATTACAATTTAGTTCAGATGAAAGGAGACAATAAAGTATTTTTCGAGGTATTAAGGTGGAATTCGTTTAACATAAATGAGAGTAACAGTTTATAATGCAACGTCAAGATTATATAGATGTGAACTGAGACTGACGACAGAAATAAAACACGCGACACAAACATATAATAACCGCAGGAATGTCACcattatcataaaacaaaatatcaaaacagGATCATAATCCGAAAGCACAAGAGTAAAAAAACAGGAAACTTGAGTGATCAGTAGCTCTGCCACCTCCGATCAAGAACCCAATTAGGACAAGAGAGTTCTGACGGAGACGAACGGAAGCTGTAACACAAACAAGCTACATAAAACCAAACTAGAGTAAGAAAACTAAAATAGTACTTTGATTCATCTGCGGATGATAGAGACTTGATGATTGGACTTTACTTGGCACCCTTCTTGACGGCAGCCTTGGTCACCTTGGCTCCAGTTGGGTCCTTCTTGTCAACGCTCTTGATGACACCGACTGCAACAGTCTGCCTCATGTCCCTCACAGCGAAACGTCCAAGGGGTGGGTACTCAGAGAAGGTCTCAACAACCATGGGCTTAGTCGGAGTCATCTTCACCATACCAGCATCACCATTCTTCAAAAACTTGGGCTCCTTCTCGATCTCCTTACCGGAACGCCTGTCAATCTTGGTGAGGATCTCAGAGAACTTCACGGCAATGTGGGAGGTGTGGCAATCCAGAACTGGAGCGTAACCGTTACCAATCTGACCAGGGTGGTTCATGATGATAACCTGGGAAGTGAAGTTAGCAGCACCCTTGGCAGGGTCATCCTTGGAGTTGGATGCAACATACCCACGCTTGAGATCCTTCACAGCAACATTCTTAACGTTGAATCCCACATTGTCACCTGGAAGCGCCTCAACAAGAGACTCGTGGTGCATCTCAACAGACTTAACCTCAGTGGTCAACCCCGAAGGAGCAAAGGTGACAACCATACCAGGCTTGAGCAAACCGGTCTCCACACGTCCCACTGGCACCGTTCCAATACCACCGATCTTGTAGACATCCTGAAGTGGGAGACGGAGGGGCTTGTCTGAGGGCCTCTTTGGCTCGTTGATCTGGTCAAGAGCCTCAAGGAGGGTTGGTCCCTTGTACCAGTCGAGGTTGGTGGACCTCTCGATCATGTTGTCACCCTCGAATCCAGAGATGGGGACGAACGGGATTTTGTCAGGGTTGTACCCAACCT
The Raphanus sativus cultivar WK10039 chromosome 1, ASM80110v3, whole genome shotgun sequence DNA segment above includes these coding regions:
- the LOC108862158 gene encoding uncharacterized protein LOC108862158 codes for the protein MFWKLTSLSASSPVETILDKENFALEELLDEEEIIQECKALNSRLINFLRDKAQVEQLLRYIVEEPPNDAADSKRSFKFPFISCEIFTCEIDVILKTLVEDQELMDLLFSFLEPNRPHSALPAGYFSKVVICLMVRKSAALMNYVKGHQNVFCQLVDLIGITSIMEVLVRLVGADDQVYPNFLDVMQWLADSNLLEMIVDKLKPSSPPEVQANAAETLCAISRNAPSALATQLSSPGFVARIFGHAFEDSHSKTGLVHSLSVCTSLLDPRKSAASSSMFNSYSGQHMFESPVPASQETIGAMLPKLSDLLMLLNVASDSTVLPTTYGELRPPLGKHRLKIVEFIAVLLRTGSEAAQKELVSSGIIKRTLDLFFEYPYNNALHHQVETIILSCLENKSDLMVNHILRECNMIGKFLASDRDSDLSGDSQPTAAATGKKPPRVGYIGHITRISNKIGQLSNSNDHLKAYLQENSEWNEWQGSVLQERNTVENVYRWGCGRPTTVQDMTRDSDEEDKDYDVAALANNLSQAFTYKMYGNDDNEEDHNALDRDDDDVYFDDESAEVVISSLRLGDDQGSLFTNSDWFTFQDNRFGSTPSDTAGSNTLQDEELNRAFNANTSSSSDDDEVVVGEEDDDLTRNPKDSAAETNFQMGFFDFNTPEKTEEAFAEQPPEWVGWSEPSSDMQGSSGTGLNPFLDDDDDDDSKNMMNLDIPVPEGKTEPVIPNGSSSPTGRSLFEKDVEFVGVEAEGTEKAMEQAMKEGTVGEAGAMKRKMETVEEQSSGVKEFNDNNFWKVDQQVGVLE
- the LOC130510539 gene encoding uncharacterized protein LOC130510539: MAMVEEPILSRLDRIDVMVRKLEEMKGSSPRSSSPSTPSSGTQPSSLDLSSPRSTGGKQVQCRSMEQVMEETERKGTLLERLNNVEEQVLKLCLKLEEEFEEESKGDDNSKRTKKKKKGLRKLVEKVVLGSSSPTKSPSKRWHC
- the LOC108851116 gene encoding DNA polymerase II subunit B3-1 gives rise to the protein MALGFVLQANSCETMVSSKKAKSDGVVDKGNGLNNTRGSGSGSKTKNKKKAPNKADLKDYVARKETEEEVRDEISESSSSSEEARRDEETKERSNGVVSEEAKMIRFPMTRIRRIMRSDNSAPQIMQDAVFLVNKATELFIERFSEEAYGSSVKDKKKFIHYKHLSSVVSNEERYEFLTDCVPEKLKAEVALEEWERSMADVG
- the LOC108862023 gene encoding elongation factor 1-alpha 1, with translation MGKEKFHINIVVIGHVDSGKSTTTGHLIYKLGGIDKRVIERFEKEAAEMNKRSFKYAWVLDKLKAERERGITIDIALWKFETTKYYCTVIDAPGHRDFIKNMITGTSQADCAVLIIDSTTGGFEAGISKDGQTREHALLAFTLGVKQMICCCNKMDATTPKYSKARYDEIIKEVSSYLKKVGYNPDKIPFVPISGFEGDNMIERSTNLDWYKGPTLLEALDQINEPKRPSDKPLRLPLQDVYKIGGIGTVPVGRVETGLLKPGMVVTFAPSGLTTEVKSVEMHHESLVEALPGDNVGFNVKNVAVKDLKRGYVASNSKDDPAKGAANFTSQVIIMNHPGQIGNGYAPVLDCHTSHIAVKFSEILTKIDRRSGKEIEKEPKFLKNGDAGMVKMTPTKPMVVETFSEYPPLGRFAVRDMRQTVAVGVIKSVDKKDPTGAKVTKAAVKKGAK